From a region of the Triticum aestivum cultivar Chinese Spring chromosome 7D, IWGSC CS RefSeq v2.1, whole genome shotgun sequence genome:
- the LOC123167285 gene encoding outer envelope protein 61-like, which yields MMNPEMMRVAEEQMRRIPAVDLARMQRQLMSNPDLLKLTTESMKNMTAEDFKLAAECLNHARPEEMLDMTEKIAKAKPEELAAMKAQADAETSRAISAAKMLKRQGNQLHGRGQYADAAAKYKLARDSVKNGVPSAAGRALQLQCSVNLMACYLKLGEFEECVNEGSEVLSYESGDAKAYYRRGQAYKQLGNLHAAVADLSKAREISPDDETVAQALAEAQEKCATEGGTKNLPKGVVIEEIVEDISYDLASPENSSSTTTEHTASQPHDGARNSTQSDSSESLVNMSQVASSSSGTIPVSPAMWEMFASMVENMSPDEMANMSGLLGIEMSKEDAANAQHAMSSFSSQDLEKMMKWIGRAQRGVAAAKKTKDWLLGRKGFIFAIVMLILAFILHRLGFIG from the coding sequence ATGATGAACCCGGAGATGATGCGGGTGGCGGAGGAGCAGATGCGACGCATacccgccgtcgacctcgccagGATGCAGCGGCAGCTCATGTCCAACCCGGACCTGCTAAAGCTCACAACCGAGAGCATGAAGAACATGACGGCCGAGGACTTCAAGCTCGCCGCCGAGTGCCTGAACCACGCAAGGCCAGAGGAGATGCTCGACATGACCGAGAAAATCGCCAAGGCCAAgcccgaggagctcgccgccaTGAAGGCGCAAGCCGACGCTGAGACGTCGCGCGCGATATCCGCCGCCAAGATGCTGAAGCGGCAGGGGAACCAGCTCCATGGCCGCGGGCAGTACGCTGACGCCGCCGCCAAGTACAAGCTCGCCAGGGACAGCGTGAAGAACGGCGTGCCATCGGCGGCTGGGCGCGCTCTGCAGCTGCAGTGCAGCGTTAATCTGATGGCTTGTTACCTGAAATTAGGCGAGTTTGAGGAGTGCGTCAATGAAGGTTCAGAGGTTTTAAGCTATGAATCGGGCGATGCCAAAGCATACTACCGAAGAGGGCAAGCGTACAAACAGCTAGGAAACCTTCATGCTGCTGTTGCTGACTTGAGTAAAGCCCGTGAGATTTCTCCGGACGATGAAACTGTCGCTCAAGCTCTGGCAGAGGCACAAGAAAAATGTGCGACCGAAGGGGGGACAAAAAACCTGCCAAAGGGAGTTGTCATTGAAGAAATTGTAGAAGATATTAGTTATGATCTGGCAAGCCCTGAAAACAGTTCTTCTACTACTACTGAGCATACTGCTTCACAACCACACGACGGAGCACGAAACTCGACACAATCTGACTCTTCAGAAAGCTTGGTAAATATGTCTCAGGTTGCTTCTTCATCAAGTGGAACAATCCCTGTTAGCCCTGCTATGTGGGAGATGTTTGCATCCATGGTGGAGAACATGAGCCCTGATGAAATGGCAAACATGAGCGGGCTGCTCGGTATCGAGATGTCCAAGGAGGATGCTGCCAACGCTCAACATGCTATGTCTTCATTCTCTTCACAAGATTTAGAGAAAATGATGAAGTGGATCGGCAGAGCACAGCGAGGAGTCGCAGCGGCAAAGAAGACGAAGGACTGGCTCCTAGGCAGGAAAGGCTTCATCTTTGCTATTGTCATGCTGATCTTGGCGTTCATCCTCCATCGGCTTGGATTCATCGGGTAG